Genomic DNA from Lactuca sativa cultivar Salinas chromosome 8, Lsat_Salinas_v11, whole genome shotgun sequence:
ttaatcaaTAAGCTATGTAAAGTTTAAAAAGGTTAATTGAGTAATCTATGATAATGTAATGTGTATTTTTGAAGAAAATAACTTCAGCAAAAATAACCACTAAGGCTAGAATGGAAAcgagaaaaaaataaaattttgagaaaaaaaaagtatattttgGATTGATATTTTGAGGTTTCTAGCTAACATTCTGGATTTTATATTGAAATTCGGAGTTCAAAAAAAAACTGGAATTTCAAAAATAAGTCCAAAATCTGATGAATAATTTTTGAATTTCGagaaaaaagtttattttttacttaaattaattaaaaattaaacaaatatagCAAATGTGAACTATTTATGATATTAAGACATAAAATCAAACATTTTGTTGAATCAATGaaatttaataattcaaaatggatatttcaaacataaatatgagaaaaacaaaaaagaactgCAAAATTTGACCGGAATGAGGCATTCAGGAGTAAGCAATCATTTtccaaaaactaaaaagaaatggtaatttcatttaaaaaaactCATTTATAATGGTTAATTTACtcaattgtaaaaaaaaatcttaattcttttcatttcataaccATCAACATCTTTTGCAAATTCACAATGTAATCCACAAAGCTTTTACATTTACTCTATACATTAATTGATATTGGTAGGATCCATGAACAAGCTGTGTGAAAAAGTTTTATTATGGTGAAAATCTATTAATGTTTTTACTTTGTTGATATAACTCGTGTGAGACCCATGTACTATACAGGTTGattaaaataaaagtttaattGCTAAAAAAACTAAACTAATAGTACTAAATCAAAATCGATTAAAATGAATTACATTGAGTTTATCAATTATAGAGTCACTTTCATTTTGTTTTGAATTGTAATGTATTCTTTTTCTATCAAAAGTTTTTAAGAGGTTGCACTTAAACTTCAAATGACTTTTAATCCATATAACTTGACTACTATGATTTAAGTTAAAGTTTAACTTTGAAGCACCCAATCAATGTGTCAAAATATTGGTGTAAGTTTGGTAATTATATGGTAAACTTTAATACAATATAAGAAACATGGtattattttggaaagtatatatacaattagCTTAAAATTTGGGGTGGCACAATCAATAGAATAAATACATTAGTTAATTAATCTCATTTAATACAAaacaaccataaaatgacatgtgcaattaatttattaaaaaaactacAAATTTACATGTAGCAAAACGTTTGAGaatttgacaagtggcaaaaaaaatttcatttattagagaggatacCAAAAAATCTTATTGAAAAGCTCCCGAGGGAGATTGGTTATGTAGATAACCTCCGACTCtgacattaaaaaaaatacattaaacACACCCATAATATTACCAGTAGTAATagtaattttaataaaaataatagtaaTCAATGGTAGTAATATTTTACAAAAAACCAAGCTAAGTATCACAAACAGATACAATAACACTAATATCAACATTAGATAGTTTTTTGGAAACAAATACAATGAAACATAAACTACAATAAATGTTAAATCCATCTTTGTTGTTGTAACTTGTAAGAATTTTGAGTTTGTTGAGTTATTTGTTCACTAATTTCATAACATCACCCACCAAATGCAACGAACCAGTAACCAGGACCTAATAATATTTTTTCCAAAAATAATTATAACATATTAAGCAaaagcaaataattatcattataacTTATTAGTAAAAATGAAAGGAAGGGGATGGATATACCTGCAGCCGAACAGACTTATTTTGTTTGGCAGTGTCTCTCAACCATTTTATGGCCAATGGAAGTGATGAAAACACCATACTGTTTTTACTTTCACAACTTCctgataattattattattattattattattataaaaataaaatataacaaaatcacTCTCAACTCAACTCTGTATGTCTGTCTATTTTACTAGGAAATTAATTTTATGTAATGTACCTGTTTCACTTTTACTGCAGCATGTAATATTCTCCCATACTCTTCCAAGTGTCAGCTGCCATGAATTATCAACTTCTTGTAAATCAGTTTGTGGCAAAGATGATCCAACTTTGTTGTAAACCGACATATTTGGCACAAATATCGCCTTTTTAAACTTTACACCTGAAATATTAATATCAAATGTTCATGTAACcaaatattattataaataaaatgcATAATTCATAATACTTGCTTGCTTACTTACCATGACCACCACATGTGTCCACCAACCGCGGAAACAGCAACTGTGGGTCCCTCACCGACATACAATTGAACAATAATATCTTCAAATAAAAAACTACAAAATGTCAAAATTCATCTTACACTGTTTTAAATATTCATATAAAGTTTTAGACAAATAGTAAAACTCCAACCTGTGCAGAGTCCTTCCTGGAGTTATCACTATCACCACCAATTGCTATGGAAAACCAATTTGCACAGACTTCCATGCTTTCAGGACTATGTGCTCCATCCAAATAAAACACCACATCACCTTCACATACATTGTCAGGAATAATCTGAGCCCTTCCTTGTAATTTTGCACTTGTTAGCCCTTTGATGAATCTCTCAGACAAATAACTCTGTAtcgaacaacaaaaaaaaaatggaaaattttctttttgaaagatTTAATAAACATATGCTGACAAATGTTTCACTTTTAACATAAGCTTACAGTCTCAAGTTCCAAATGACCTGTCCTTTGGAGCCATGTGGAGCTTAACATGATGGCTAGCCCTGCATTTATATATTGGTGTTCCCCTGCAAGCCCTAAATGTAATCCATTTAGCAATTTACTATCCAACATGTTTGCCACTTCAAGATTCACCTGTCATAGTGTAATTTAAATTAAAGTGTAATATGaatattttgtgatattttggGATTTAAAAATGTTACAGAATTGTAAATTACATCTAACTGGGAGGCTTTTTCTTTAAGCACTTGCATGGCTTCTTCTGGTTGTGAAACAGTAAATGCTGGAACACCTTTCTGCAAAAACAAAGTACAAATGACATGTGTATTGATCTTATCAAAATCACATATTTAGAAGGGCATGTGAATTGTGATGTGAAGAAGCACCTTAAAGATACCAGCTTTCTCACCAGCAATTTCTCCAAGAGTATTTCCTGCTCATCAATATTGAAATAAATTTTAAATGGTTCAAGATTTGTAACACCCTATGTTGAATTTGAACAAGGagcataaaataagattaaaAATATGCAAACACTAACCAAGAACTTCAGTATGGTCATACCCTAGTGGTGTGATTCCACATACTATAGGTGTCTGAACCTGAAAAGTTGTTCTTCATATTAGATTGATTTCTTGTATGTAACTATTGTGTAACTACTATGTAAGAGAGGACATATGATaagcgtgtatatatatatatatatatatatatatatatatatatatatatatatatatatatatatatatatatatatatttgcataCCACATTGGTTGCATCAGTCTTTCCACCTAATCCCACCTCCATAACAGCAACATCTACTTGCTCTGTTGCAaatattttgaaagcaagtaaaGCAAGGAAGCGGAATAAAGTTGGCATTGGAATATCATCACCGCATTTTTTCTGTATATGGAAACACAAAAAAGTAAGAATTTATTATAATACTATATATTTTCTTGTTGTGGTTATGGGTGAATTACATTCATATAGTACACAGATCAGAAATCATGCCTTCAGTCTATCCCAACACCACCAGAAGTATGCCAAAAACTTCTCTTTGCTTATGTCCTTACTGAAACAGACCAAAATTGGGGAAATTAAACAACCTTCTACAGTTAAAAGTTGAGCAAATTAGAGTTATAAACCTGGAAAACTCACCCATCCAATTGAAATCTTTCTCTAACATCAATGAGGTGAGGAGATGTGAAGAGTCCAGTGCGAAAGCCACAATTGCGTAAGATAGCTTCAGTGAACACGCATGTTGATCCCTGTAAACAATCCAAATTTGGATATAAATACAAAACTCCTACATTAAATGGTGCTGATCTAAGCTAATAACTAACATCTTTACCTTTCCTTTTGTGCCTGCAACATGGATGATCTTCATCTGGGAAATTGGTTCCTCTAATTCCAAAATCTACAAGAACAGTGAGTGGGGGAACCATAAATCATCATAGATTTTGTTATCACTCACACCCTAAGAAAGAATAATCATATTGAGTTACAAGATATGATGTACAACATGATGAACTTTACAGAAATAAGTACTATTAAGCTGAATTTTACACCTATAACATCAATATAAAAACTATTAATGACAAAATCTACTCGGATTTTCAATTTAGTAAAGGTACCAGGTTTGATACTATAATTCAAAAATCAGATTGCAGTATaaagtcaaagttgttaatgCTACCTTAACATACTCAAACATCAGCTCATATCTATGGTCGACGACGATCTTATCAGCACGATTCTTTTTGGTGATGAGAGAAGACAAAGCATCCATCGCTTCATCATAAGACGAAACACTACTAGGTTTTCTGAATCCAGGTTCTCCTTCTCCACCAACAACATCTAACAAATCAGTTTCAGTTCAATTACTTCAAATTAAAATGATGTTAAAAAAACACGGATTCAAAACTGAAATACAAATGTCATCATACAACGCATGAAGTGAATCAAATAAATTACCTTTTGCCATGTTTAATTGAGTTAGTGTCTGAGTTTCCAGAACCTGAATCGGTTCGATTAATAGTAAATGCTAAAACTCGGTTTATGTATGTGCGTGTCTTCACCTCTTCATAAAGCAGGAAGTAGCTAAAGGAAGTGAAGATGAAGATATCCGGAGATCTGAATGTATGCAATTAACGGCGGCGGAAGAAGGTAAGAGCTGAAGTGtgggtgaagaagaagaagagatgaaAGGGGAGTGGTGATGGAGGGAACACACTTCTTCGTCTAGCATCGATTTCGTTGGAAAAATGCCTTTTGAATTCTCTATTTTTTCTTGGGGTGGGTGAATAAAAAATATTCTTTTGGCTTTTTCATCCAAGTAGATCTTTCTTTCCTTTTAATAATATagcatttttattttataattaaaaatatattttgtttgaAGGCTTGTTtagccaaaataaataaataacctgTGTTTGTTAATTACTTAAGAGATAAGAGATTAATAAGTAATGGTACTTGGATCTACAAGATGTTAAAGACGTTTTACAAGCTTACTTTTGCAAATGAGATTACCAATCAATAACTAAACTAATAACTATATTAATTCAATTCTTTTTTGTATGGGGTGTTTTAAGAAAATCGAATAAGGGATTATGTTTCAAAAATACTTTAGATCTGATTAAAGAATAGTTCTTCAAAATATCATAGGTGTATCATAAATGacatatatgatttttttagtttttttaaaagtCAAGTAAGCTTAACATGTGTATCATAAAAAATATAGAGAATGATAGCGTGATAATTTAATACAAATGCTTTTTGagggaaaaaaaaggaaaaaagaaaaacaatatcCAAGAACCAATCAGTTGGAGATCCCCACTCCTTAAAGCCTTGTCGAGTAACTTGACAACACACTACTATAAGTTTACAAACAAAAACTAATATACTTAAATCAttgtttttagattttttttgtcTGTCATGTTTTGTCACCTTTTCACTTTGCACATGTTCTTTGTATTTTATTTCTCATAAGGTGCTTATATTATCATCGTAAAACATAGGTGGTTTAATAATCTTGAAGGAAAGAAAGTGTGCTCTACTTATCTTCTTCATCATAGGATGAAGACAGAAGGTTTTCATGTCCGACTAATGGTTAGAGGTCCTAATGAACAATGAAGAGGTCAAGTCTTGATAGTGGCCTCATATAAGTGGTATAGTCATGGTGGTGACATCGGGGAAAATGTTTCGTCTAACTAATAGAACTAACATCATCAATAGTGTTATGTCGTATAATGTGTTATGActtataaaagaaacattttaatCATTCACGAATGATAGTTGTTTTTGCAGGCTACATTTGAAACTTCACGTGCCATGAAAACAACCATTATTCACTGTAATAACATGGAAACTGCAATTCGCAAATGGTTTCTTCCCAAGCTCAAGACTTCTCTAAACATCTATGGTGGTTTGAAGACCTATAGTCTCAGATATAGCTTCCTCAAAGTCTCAGACAAAGAAGATTGCAAGACAAGGAAAGATTTTATGATCAGTTTTTGTCTAGGTAGAGAAGGAAAGATTGGGGGCAGATTTGTCCTCTAATTCGATGATTGCAGTAGGAGGAAGAAGAGTACCATCGACATGATCaatcaaaatttgaaaataaaggaGTGGTAATACCTTATTACACCATAAGAGATAATTAGTTGCATTGAGTTTAATCGTGAACAAATGAAGGATGGTGGCAAGAGGAAAAGAAGCCTATGATGTAGAGATGATCGACATGGACAGAAGAAATagtcgcggggggggggggggggggggggattttaGGGTTGGACTGTAATTTTGGCTGATACCATATAAGAGTATTTTGCCTTGACTGGGTATCTTGTACATTGACCAATATATATAGTACAAAGATACAATATATAAAGTAACAAACTAGCCTAACATATATACAGATACAAGAAAAAATTTCTAGTTATTCtaaattatatttaataaatACTTACTTGTGTAAATGTGACTTGAGCATTTGGAGTTCAATGGAGTGCTTGGAGTTCAATGGAACATTTAAAAAAAGGAATGAAACATCTGAGAAAGGAATAAAGCATCTGATGATGCTCCATGATGAAGATGAGCCACTTTAAGAGTGGATTTGCCACTTAGAATATTGGATGTGCCATTTGGGAAGATGGCGTGCCACCTATAGACAAGGTGTGTGTAAcgtccgggtttcagggctaagcatatttgtcaatgtaatagtctaggtcaactattgtaactctttttgaagtaataaagatgaaatatttgagtattatgtgaattatgtgtgtttatgtgtttattgtttaattataaatgtataattaataaagaataaaaataagcgtcaaaattaaagtctgagataagcccgatatctttacataaagttgtagtggtcgaaacaaggattccggggatataaggaatgccgaaatccgagttataacgaacaagttatgacccgtcgtcgaagtttcacgacggaaccggcgcgacaccgggaagcgtaaatagtgaacttacgataaagcgacttttagccttagaaatctaaatgaaagtcgtagaatatgttaaaatgagagtgtccataaaaagaacgtccaaatctaacttcgtatgaagaagttatgagattttaaacagaccaatcctgttccggcctgttaaaaatataactttaaaaataaagtcaaaattagccgacggagtttaaacgaaagttgtagagtatatctccacctacgcgtggatataaagaacgtcaaaaacggagttcgtatgaacgagttacaaattataatagcatatttacgtattaaaataaagtataaatcatgtatacgtacacatatatatacatatgtatatatcattagaaaggtatcgacgatgcggtcattataagactaatgttgactTCTTtcaacattagtttagtacaaatatcattaaatccatttaaaataatattattatagaggggtgtttagttgtttatataactaaaaggtcattaattaattatggagggtagtttttgaaaattcaattagcataaataagagccttgggctctcatatttcttgcaccattctcttgattcaagagtctttctctccttatcccccgagcatttcggtccctcgtgattcgacttctctttctgtagtttagtatagtaaggtgagcgctgaagcgctgcacgaatctttcttagaaagattcagcgacgaagttccgCCCCtgtagagcccgactcctagctaaaaccccattgtaagtaagttatgcttaccttattttaatatagcttatatttaaaattagtattgttattatgaacttatattaaatatttgagctattattataacttatataagtgtcgttataatatatatatatatatatatatatatatatatatatatatatatatatatatatatatatatatattttaactactcgcggtacgggaaatctggtttaaagggccgcatagggttgttggatttcagaagtgctatatgccaaaatggtcatgccctccggtgttttatgtctggccactgtctgtacatagtggttggaaaatattgtttaacgcttatataataataataataataataataataataataataataataataataataataataataagactaatagttggtcacggtaaatattagactaaaattttgcgataataatgctaggtttcgtcgaaggaaaataaaatcgttagaagcaagcgctgcccgattttggaatcatcactttaacaagtgagtgcatagttactttcagcttacacatagatatgaagtattttatataaattacgtgctatgtgtgcatattatctgaatacttgctatctatgccggatgaacattgttatacatgttttcaatgatttaaactgtatatgcattttatatctatgaaaatgttggggtaaaacatgggtagatgtaataggtgatgtgtgataaaatgatgagaggcctcgatgttggtgttgttgattctgtcatccagcggagtatggatgacgaccacggactcttctagacagtccattggaacactagcaggctcgcaacctgtaggtgtttgtgaacgatgtgttcaccggtgtactccatcccccacatggttgcctttaggacatttattgctgaggaatccccttagcaatagtgtccatcccgataatgatccttaggctaggtccctcatgataggtgtttagggacgtaaagtgaggataacgggaacgggtaatcgggttattgttgattgatgaaattaataaacttatttgttgttggttgaaaaccctatgtattacaggtagtggcgcttgagcatagatataatgtttggacaagggattacggatataggcctgtagatatgaaataatgtagtaaggcttatattgtactgtttatgcttttgatctgtacgaacatgacatcccaagtcttttaatgaaatacatttctatggaaatgcttttgataaatctttatcatattttgttttgggacaaattccgcaacacttttatttaaaatgttactatgatttttaaacaaagcataaacaaaatcggtcttttctggccgtgattttggggatgtcacagtgtgCCACTTTGGAATCAAGATGTTCCATCTAGAAGAAGCAAATGCCATCGTGAGGAGAATGCACCAACTTAGCGGAATATACACCACAATTGAGGAGGATGTGCCAGCTAGGAGGATGATGTGCCATCCTTGAAGCTTGATGCGCCACACTTGAAGTGGATGCACCACCCTTGTATAAGATGTGCCATCTTGGTGCAAGGGTGTGCCACAAACCTCCCTGATGAGCCATGATATTAGTTGATGTGCCACATATGCTATGATGTACACTATGATGCTCAAGATTGTCCAAGGATACTCAGAAGTTGAATATGCTCAAGGAAATGGCACATGATGTGTTGTCATGGAGCCTCGACTAAGTGTCATACACGGGAGGTTCCACCAAGTGACAAGGGTTGCCACTCATTGACACTTGATGTGCCAATGGTGCATTGTTGGTGACAAATGAAATGTTTATCAATGATGAAAGTTTCAGAAGCGACTGCATGACGAATTGTAGGGATGAGTGTTTGGATTGCATACTAGAACTAGAACCAAACCGAACAAATAAGTTATCTGCTTCGGTTCTCTGGTATGTATGTTAGACTTATTCGGTTCTCAGGTATTTCAGTATGGGTTACCCGAATAACTGCTTAATCGTTTTTAAAGGAACAAGACCAAATTTGGACCGAATAAGCTATCTAGTTCGATTCTCGGGTATGTATTTTAGGCTTATTCATATTTTCGTTAGAGTGTTTAATGTTTAATGTTCaacttatatatttatatatgaattttttgGTGTTTAATGATTAGTGTTAAATATATTGTTTTTATAACTATATCTAAAGATTTTGATGCATATAATTTATAATCACCTATAATCAATcgtgtttatttttttattttaatttttttataaatgaaATGATATGAATTAACATTTAACTGTAACATCATatcatgttaaaaatataaaataaaaatattatttttaaaacttGTGAAACCCCACGATAGAAATAGTTTAATACATccgaaaatatattttattacatTTCTAATATCTTAAATAATTACAAAAACAACCCCCTAAGTTAAAAAAAAGTACCAAACAATACGGTTTATTCAGTTCTTTTCGATCCTTAATCGTATTGTAAACGTTATTTGGATGATTAAGGTAGTATCCATAACCGAACCGGACCCATATTGGTTTAAtcggttcggttttcggttcCTCTAATTAatcttattcggttttcggtttattcAAGTTCGGTCCGGTTCCGGTACGAATAACATCCATAACGGATTGTGATTGGTTGACCTTTTATGGGCCTATAACTTAATGGATTTGACCCATTAGAATTTTAGGTCTGATCCCTAGTTGAGTAAATGAATCTCTATTGAATTGTAGCTGTAACCTGTCTAGTTGAGTAAACGAATCTCTGTTGAATTATAGTTGTAAC
This window encodes:
- the LOC111919750 gene encoding folylpolyglutamate synthase isoform X2 translates to MAKDVVGGEGEPGFRKPSSVSSYDEAMDALSSLITKKNRADKIVVDHRYELMFEYVKILELEEPISQMKIIHVAGTKGKGSTCVFTEAILRNCGFRTGLFTSPHLIDVRERFQLDGKDISKEKFLAYFWWCWDRLKKKCGDDIPMPTLFRFLALLAFKIFATEQVDVAVMEVQTPIVCGITPLGYDHTEVLGNTLGEIAGEKAGIFKKGVPAFTVSQPEEAMQVLKEKASQLDVNLEVANMLDSKLLNGLHLGLAGEHQYINAGLAIMLSSTWLQRTGHLELETSYLSERFIKGLTSAKLQGRAQIIPDNVCEGDVVFYLDGAHSPESMEVCANWFSIAIGGDSDNSRKDSAQILLFNCMSVRDPQLLFPRLVDTCGGHGVKFKKAIFVPNMSVYNKVGSSLPQTDLQEVDNSWQLTLGRVWENITCCSKSETGSCESKNSMVFSSLPLAIKWLRDTAKQNKSVRLQVLVTGSLHLVGDVMKLVNK
- the LOC111919750 gene encoding folylpolyglutamate synthase isoform X3, yielding MKIIHVAGTKGKGSTCVFTEAILRNCGFRTGLFTSPHLIDVRERFQLDGKDISKEKFLAYFWWCWDRLKKKCGDDIPMPTLFRFLALLAFKIFATEQVDVAVMEVGLGGKTDATNVVQTPIVCGITPLGYDHTEVLGNTLGEIAGEKAGIFKKGVPAFTVSQPEEAMQVLKEKASQLDVNLEVANMLDSKLLNGLHLGLAGEHQYINAGLAIMLSSTWLQRTGHLELETSYLSERFIKGLTSAKLQGRAQIIPDNVCEGDVVFYLDGAHSPESMEVCANWFSIAIGGDSDNSRKDSAQILLFNCMSVRDPQLLFPRLVDTCGGHGVKFKKAIFVPNMSVYNKVGSSLPQTDLQEVDNSWQLTLGRVWENITCCSKSETGSCESKNSMVFSSLPLAIKWLRDTAKQNKSVRLQVLVTGSLHLVGDVMKLVNK
- the LOC111919750 gene encoding folylpolyglutamate synthase isoform X1; this encodes MAKDVVGGEGEPGFRKPSSVSSYDEAMDALSSLITKKNRADKIVVDHRYELMFEYVKILELEEPISQMKIIHVAGTKGKGSTCVFTEAILRNCGFRTGLFTSPHLIDVRERFQLDGKDISKEKFLAYFWWCWDRLKKKCGDDIPMPTLFRFLALLAFKIFATEQVDVAVMEVGLGGKTDATNVVQTPIVCGITPLGYDHTEVLGNTLGEIAGEKAGIFKKGVPAFTVSQPEEAMQVLKEKASQLDVNLEVANMLDSKLLNGLHLGLAGEHQYINAGLAIMLSSTWLQRTGHLELETSYLSERFIKGLTSAKLQGRAQIIPDNVCEGDVVFYLDGAHSPESMEVCANWFSIAIGGDSDNSRKDSAQILLFNCMSVRDPQLLFPRLVDTCGGHGVKFKKAIFVPNMSVYNKVGSSLPQTDLQEVDNSWQLTLGRVWENITCCSKSETGSCESKNSMVFSSLPLAIKWLRDTAKQNKSVRLQVLVTGSLHLVGDVMKLVNK
- the LOC111919750 gene encoding folylpolyglutamate synthase isoform X4, translated to MNKKCGDDIPMPTLFRFLALLAFKIFATEQVDVAVMEVGLGGKTDATNVVQTPIVCGITPLGYDHTEVLGNTLGEIAGEKAGIFKKGVPAFTVSQPEEAMQVLKEKASQLDVNLEVANMLDSKLLNGLHLGLAGEHQYINAGLAIMLSSTWLQRTGHLELETSYLSERFIKGLTSAKLQGRAQIIPDNVCEGDVVFYLDGAHSPESMEVCANWFSIAIGGDSDNSRKDSAQILLFNCMSVRDPQLLFPRLVDTCGGHGVKFKKAIFVPNMSVYNKVGSSLPQTDLQEVDNSWQLTLGRVWENITCCSKSETGSCESKNSMVFSSLPLAIKWLRDTAKQNKSVRLQVLVTGSLHLVGDVMKLVNK